The Engystomops pustulosus chromosome 7, aEngPut4.maternal, whole genome shotgun sequence DNA window gatgctcgttcgagtattaaggtactcgaaacggctcgttgctcggacgagtatttcccctgctcgagatcgagcatttaattaaaaaaacacagtgaagaacaatgaagaatagaataaaaacagtgaacacagtgaacacaggatcatttaagtgaaaaagacagtgaagaacacagtgaagaatagattacagatgttcggcacatctgcttacttgtcggaagatacgcgcggaacggcagcagggagacatcaagcagcagggagacatcaagcagcacggggagacatcgggcagcacgggggagacatcgggcagcggggagacatcgggcagcacgggggagacatcgggcagcacggggagacatcgggcagcacgggggagacatcgtgcagcacgggggagacatcgggcagcacgggggagacatcgggcagcgcggggagacatcgggcagcacgggggagacatcgggcagcacggggagacatcgggcagcacgggggagacatcgggcagcacgggggagacatcgggcagcacgggggagacatcgggcagcacgggggagacatcgggcagcacaggaagacatcgggcagcacgggggagacatcgggcagcacgggggagacatcgggcagcacgggggagacatcgggcagcacgggggagacatcgggcagcgcggggagacatcgggcagcgcgggggagacatcgggcagcgcgggggagacatcgggcagcgcgggggagacatcgggcagcgcggggagacatcgggcagcacggggagacatcgggcagcacgggggagacatcgggcagcacgggggagacatcgggcagcacgggggagacatcgggcagcacgggggagacatcgggcagcacgggggagacatcgggcagcacgggggagacatcgggcagcacgggggagacatcgggcagcacgggggagacatcgggcagcacgggggagacatcgggcagcgcggggagacatcgggcagcacgggggagacatcgggcagcacggggagacttcagtggaagaagaggagcggatcccgggacagcatatcaccccgacaagtaagcagatgtgccgaacatctgtaatctattcttcactgtgtttttcattgtgtttttcacttaaattatcctgtgttcactgtttttattctattcttcactgttcttcacatgtgttaacttgtcgggagctaatatacgcgcggaacagtgaagaatagatcgcagatgtttgcatacatctgctaacttatcagaagacattctttttcaattaaataacacattttattcctgaaccatggtccctttgaaaaatgctcgggtctcccattgacttcaatggggctcgttattcgagacgagcactcgagcatcaggaaaagttcgtctcgaataacgagcacccgagcattttagtgctcgctcatctctaaccaatACCCATTGTAATGAAACTAAACCTCAAAAGTACCCCATTGTCATCTTTACACTGCATATTTTATTGGGGGTTATTGACAATGGTCCATACCCTGTCAATATGGATGCACACGGTAAGTCTCTGATTGTAGGATTAGCAGGATTCTAAAATCAAAGGGGTGGAAGAGCTGACTGCAGAGGGAGCCCCAGGTTGGCCATAGAAGTTGTAGGGGGATATTAGGCCCTGACGGTCTATTACATAAAGCTCTAATATACCTGCTCACAGTGTGGTGAATGCACATTGTCTCACTGCACCATAACAAAGCCAGACGCCTGCGCCACAGTATAGGGCAGATGCTATCTTTGGACAGATTTGCGTCTCAGCCACTCAGCTTTCTATGGACAAGTGATGGATGAGGAACGCTCACCCTCTCCACCCTACCATGTGCTTGGCCAGGGTGAAGTACACAGgtggtgcatgaggcctaaggtatTGCAAATGCAGAACTAGGGCAATGAAAGCTTTACTGCTTACATGAGCTCTCCACTCCCTTTACTTTATACAGTACTTTAAACTTTCATATAACTAGGTATAGGTAGTACTTTTGGTTAaacatgtgcaaatgtggtggtTATCTTACCAAAATCATGGTTCTTAGTAATAAAGAGCTCAAGAAATTGGCATCTGAAATTACTTAAACTCTTCAACCTCTCAGTTTAGCTCATTTTAGGCTCTAAGCATTTCTCTGTTCTCATTCTCATATGGCTTTTAAGGTGATTTTATTCATAGGTAAATGAGCAAGTTTAAGTTAAAAGATCAAAAGTCACATGATAAGAAAACTTGTTTATTAGTTTTTGCAAGCATGTTTTTTGCTCAAATGAAAAtaaatttacatacattttacaGAAAGCAGGTCTTTAAActgaaggcagctaaaaaaagAGATTAATCATCAAggaaaatattctctaggtatgttaAGAGTTGAAGATCTTATCCATATTTGTCCAGTAGTAATGAACCTAAAAAGGCTTTTGTAATGGGCCACAGGTTGGGTCCATATTAACTTCTATGCTTTATCTGACCCTAGAAACTTAGTAGAGTATGGCCAACTCTATTATACCAATCTGGATTATGTTGGTTGATATTTCCTATGGTTAGCCTATTTATTCCTCAGTATTTTGATAATTGTAACAACTATGTTAATCCCTCTCTGCACTGAGGTCTGCAATTGGTTGGAGGGCTGGAATTCCCCTCAGAGTGGACTACTCCCACTGGCTGCTTTTCCAGAACTCTCTAAGCTTTGAGTTCTATGAGTGAATATCTCTAGGCCTGCAGAATCTAGCAGCCTGCTACTGCTGTCTCCTCCTGAGAGGGCttcccctccatcaggcctgcagcTCTGCCTCTCCACAGAGCCTGCCTAAACTTGCGGCCCAAGCAGCCTACCGTATTCCCCAGCCCCAAGCTGCCAGGGCCAGACTTCAATATAACTGCAATCCTGTTTTATGTTCATGACCTCTGTCTCCTTGTGTAATCCCTGGATGCCAgtaacatcacaggcctccccttCACTACATGCACACCAGGAGAGCCCCAGGGGGACCCATCCATTTTATTGCAGCCTTCATCTCTTCTTGTATCCCCCCATGGGCCCTGCCTGTTCAACTGGTCCAAGCTATATCAaggcagccactcaggtaccgagGAAtttagctccccccccccacatcaaaGGTCAGGCTCCAGTGGGAGGATCCTGCACTTTCAGATACACTTTGCTATAAGAGAAAGAAACAGAAAAACGGCACAGAAAAAAGTGATTTCCTTAATAAAGGATAGTACAAAGTTTATTAGTATCAGCTTTATTCAGTTACGTTCTAAGGATTGGTGGCCATTGACTGGTGAGAGAGTTGGTAACTTTAAGTAACGATAAGTTGGCAGATAAGGATTTGGTTAGTTAACACTGTCTTTAGCAGGTATCTTGATGAGCTGCAGCCTACAGTCTTTAATGAATAGGCCTTATGCTTATCAGTGTTTTGGTCAATGATCTGGAGACTACAATGAGATATCAATTCATGGCACCTGTTGATCTGTGGCAAGAACACAGATAGCGCTGGACACCAGGAACTGATCTTAGAAAGACCATAGATAATGTTCTTATTTCAAGGATCTTGTCAGCAGATTTTTCACCTATTTGTATACAGGGGATGATTAACTGCTCTCTTCTACGTGCAATTAATCTGAGCAGGGCTAAAGCTACCCAGTGAACTGTCTTTCATGTGCCACTTtttactgacagcctgtataatggtgtgaggtataatggtgtaatggctcctccatgtgcttcctggtgctggtgaccccgctccctgaagcctgtgtgtgtataggagaaatacaacagctccaggcagccatgttatagcagaacatgtcaggtacatgtgtagctgatgtctgtctctgtaTATTAGAAGGATGCAGCATTTCACcatataaagcacagacaccagcaatgctttacttcacattacacaaagacatgagcagggggaggagaggggagggggaacagaagtgacatcactgcctctgaccatgtgaccaatcTAATTAACatattaaagaaaagatgattttataaagaTCACTGTATGAATtgcctagataaaggctgggatggatccttgtgagctgctccaacaggtagtgacagaaatagtggcagagacctgatgacaggtgtcattTAAGTAATGCCACAACTGACAAATTTGAAGcttaaagatttttattatcaAAATAATTTACATATTGCCAAAACtttcaaatatttttatataacatGCTAGTTTATACAAAAAAACAACTTGCGAATTTCAAGTAAATTAGTGAGCTCAGAAGTAATgagcaattataaaaaaaatattatatctcCCTGTGTATCATATCACACGAAGGGAAAAATATAAATACGTATTTTTATCAGCATTACCATCTTCTCTGTGTATGATgctataaaaataatattcaCATCTGTACATAAGACTTTAGGGCTCAATATTTTAACACACTTTGATTACGTTTAGTCTACTTCTTCCATCCTGGATGTGTCATCATCTCCCTCTAGTGGAGGCATCTCTTCTAGCACTGGACTTGAGATCTCCTCCTGAGTGACATCCTCTTCCTCTATACCTGTGTATAAAAGTAAGAACATGAGACTCAAGTGTCTAATCGCTGTATAGGTCATAGTGTATTCAGCATACATAGATATAGGGTGGGGTCAGTGTTTCTCATGACACTGATGATTATATACTGACTAAACCTGATTAAATTAATACTAGTAGGATGCCTGTTATTCAAATAAAATTTAGGGTTTTGAATCCTTTTGAAACAAACTATGGATATAGTTGATGTGCACCAAATTTGTTCAATCCCTGCCCAAGCAGGTAATTATCATAGATTAAGACGTCATCAAACATTTCCACTACTTGAGGTAAGTCATTGTTGGTTTACTTGAGCTGATCATGGAAGTTAAGAGAAGTGTCTGATCCCATCTTGTCTAATGCCAGCTTGAATGTAAAAGTGTTCTACAACATCTGACCTTCAGCCAAGGTTCCAATAGATTGGTGCCCCAATAAATAGGAACTTACCTAAACCAAGCTTGATCATCCTGTAGATGCGGTTGGCATGTGTCTGTGGGTCTTCCAAGGTGAAGCCAGAAGACAGGAGGGCAGTTTCATAGAGTAAAGTAACCAGATCCTTAACAGACTTATCATTCTTGTCTGCCTCTGCTTTTTGCCTCAGAGTTTCTATGATGGGATGTTCACAGTTGACTTCTAGGTGCTTCTTTGCTGTCATGTAGCCCATTGTAGAATTGTCCCGAAGAGCCTGAGCCTTCATGATACGCTCCATGTTAGCAGACCACCCATAGGTGCTGGTTACAATGCAGCACGGGGAGTCAACCAGTCTGTTTGAGACGACCACCTGCACATTATAATAAGATACAGCTTAACATATCAAATCAATTAGGACTTAGACAGAGAAATGCTAAATGAACCAATGAAAGCTTCCTGTGCGTAGACAACCTATTGAAAGCTTACCTTTTCCACTTTCTTGTCTAGAATGTCTTTTATTATCTTGCAGAGATTTTCAAATTTAGTTTTAATTTCTTCCTGCTTTTTCTTCTCTTCCTCATCCTCTGGAAGCTCCAACCCTTCCTTAGTCACTGAGACCAAAGTCTTTCCATCAAACTCTTTGAGCTGTTGAACACAGTACTCATCAATGGGCTCTGTCATGTAGATCACCTCTAGGCCTTGTTTGCGGAGCCTCTCTACGAAGGCTGAATGAGCCACCTGATCCCTGGTCTCTCCTGAAAAGATAAAGTGATCAGTACTACAGAAGATGTGAGAGACTGCTTAATGGTCTCATAATAGAACTTGAAAGATCTGCTCATACCTGTAATGTAGTAGATATGTTTCTGATTTTCCTTCATACGTGATACATATTCAGCTAAAGAGATCATCTCATCTCCAGAAACGGATGAATGATATCGTAAAAGCTCAGCAAGCTTCTTACGGTTCTGAGTATCTTCATGTATTCCAAGCTGTAAAGTTAAAAATGGTAAATTCATAACTCAACAGAAATGTCTTTTCTATTTCCAAAGTAAGAGCCAACCATGGTTTGTATGTTCCTATTGGCAATGAACGTATTTGCAATCCTAAAATAACTATTGCTTGGCCtataggcaggggcgtaacttgagggggtacagaggttgTGGtcacaccagggcccaagaggattagagggcccataaggtgtcactttccaatatgagaagactagtactataaaccatacattatagtcgggggcctggcacagactttgcactggggcccatcaacttctagttacgccactgcctataGGACTCTTTACATCTTCATGACTTCATTGTATGCTCCCTAAGGAGGACCAGTACCCCTTTATCCTACACTAGATTAAATGCATATAGCGATACATCCAACTTCTCTTACCTTAATATTCTTGGAGAACTGCTCATAGAATTTCTTGTAGTTTTCTTTGTCCTCAGCCAGCTCTGCAAATAATTCCAGACACTTCTTCACCAGGTTTTTGCGGATGACTTTGAGGATTTTGCTCTGCTGTAGCATTTCACGGGAGATATTGAGAGGCAGGTCCTCTGAGTCCACCACTCCCTTCATGAAatctgtaataaaaaataatcaggTGATTAGACCACAAGTTCTTccaagacaaaaataaaaaatgattgtaTCAATGTAAATGAGCTTGGGAAGGTACCATAGTATGTATACAACAACTCACTCAAGAACTCTGGGATCAGCTCCTCACAGTTGTCCATGATGAAGACTCTACGCACGTACAGTTTGATGTtgttcttcttcctcttgttCTCAAACAAATCAAAAGATGCCCTTCGCGGGACAAAGAGGAGGGCTCTAAACTCAAGCTGTCCTTCCACAGAGAAATGCTGCAAACAGAAACAGGGGAATAAGACGAAATGTTGCAGAACAATCCCGGTAAATCTCAAGGTGGAGCACTGGTTTTATGCTCATATTGCCTGAGGAGGATCTTTCTCCAAAAATGGATGGAAATGGGAAGCAGTTCTAGTTAAGGACTTTTCATTGTACTGAAAAGAATATAAGGATTATAACATGGTACACTATAGCTAGTGGCATAACTGATATAATAATGcctcctatctacaagaatatatcttTGAAAAATACTTATCCTATGCACAATTCTACAACGAAAATATAATCTATACTATAACCACCACAATGATGCCCCTATGTTTTACAATACAAGCATTATAATACAGAATACTGAAGGCAGGAAAATATATTACTGAAAGGATGTCAGATAGAATGTGTATGCTTACTTTGACTGCCAAATGGTCCTCCCAGTCATTAGTAAGACTTTTGTAGAACTCTCCATATTCATCATTGGTAATATCGTCAGGGTTCCGGGTCCAGATGGGTTTGGTTTTATTCAGTTCTTCTTGGTCAATGTATTTTTCCTTgatcttttttattttcttccttttccCACCTTTTGTGTCATCTTCTTCTTCATCAGATCCTACATCTTCAATTTTGGGCTTATCATCTTTGTTCTCATCTTCCTTGATTTCTGTGATTTGCGCTTCAACCTCTTCCTCACAGATTTCTTTTTCCCGCTGCTTCTCCACCTGTATGGTAAAAAAACAAGTGGAATT harbors:
- the LOC140069927 gene encoding heat shock protein HSP 90-alpha-like, yielding MPEEARIMEEDVETFAFQAEIAQLMSLIINTFYSNKEIFLRELISNSSDALDKIRYESLIDPSKLDSKKELKIDLIPNQLERTLTIIDTGIGMTKADLINNLGTIAKSGTKAFMEALQAGADISMIGQFGVGFYSAYLVADKVTVITKHNDDEQYTWESSAGGSFTVRVDNSEPLGRGTKVILHLKEDQAEYLEERRIKEVVKKHSQFIGYPITLYVEKQREKEICEEEVEAQITEIKEDENKDDKPKIEDVGSDEEEDDTKGGKRKKIKKIKEKYIDQEELNKTKPIWTRNPDDITNDEYGEFYKSLTNDWEDHLAVKHFSVEGQLEFRALLFVPRRASFDLFENKRKKNNIKLYVRRVFIMDNCEELIPEFLNFMKGVVDSEDLPLNISREMLQQSKILKVIRKNLVKKCLELFAELAEDKENYKKFYEQFSKNIKLGIHEDTQNRKKLAELLRYHSSVSGDEMISLAEYVSRMKENQKHIYYITGETRDQVAHSAFVERLRKQGLEVIYMTEPIDEYCVQQLKEFDGKTLVSVTKEGLELPEDEEEKKKQEEIKTKFENLCKIIKDILDKKVEKVVVSNRLVDSPCCIVTSTYGWSANMERIMKAQALRDNSTMGYMTAKKHLEVNCEHPIIETLRQKAEADKNDKSVKDLVTLLYETALLSSGFTLEDPQTHANRIYRMIKLGLGIEEEDVTQEEISSPVLEEMPPLEGDDDTSRMEEVD